The proteins below come from a single Parvularculales bacterium genomic window:
- a CDS encoding ubiquinol-cytochrome C chaperone family protein — protein sequence MFKGFRAKKQAKNTLADVYRVVVGQARLPAFYRDFGVPDTVDGRFDMIVLHMALCLRRLRAADADLDDQAQALFDFMFSDMDYALREMGAGDMSVGRRIRAMVEAFYGRTKTYDKALDAGDGEMLTDALARNVFPDCKPPVAAAHRLAEYVIQAEAALAGVPVTDILAGGFGFCDPAAALNCP from the coding sequence ATGTTCAAGGGCTTTCGGGCAAAAAAACAGGCGAAAAATACACTGGCCGATGTTTACCGTGTCGTAGTCGGGCAGGCAAGATTGCCGGCATTTTACAGGGACTTCGGCGTTCCCGATACGGTAGACGGGCGTTTTGACATGATCGTGTTGCACATGGCGCTGTGTTTGCGGCGGCTCCGGGCAGCGGATGCGGACCTTGACGATCAGGCACAGGCTCTTTTCGACTTTATGTTCAGCGATATGGATTACGCCCTGCGTGAGATGGGAGCGGGGGATATGTCTGTAGGGCGGCGGATCAGAGCCATGGTCGAGGCTTTTTACGGGCGCACCAAAACCTATGACAAAGCCCTTGATGCCGGCGACGGGGAGATGCTGACTGATGCTTTAGCCCGTAATGTGTTTCCCGATTGCAAGCCTCCCGTAGCGGCGGCCCACAGGCTGGCGGAATATGTAATACAGGCGGAGGCCGCTCTGGCAGGGGTACCGGTCACGGATATTTTAGCCGGAGGGTTTGGTTTTTGTGATCCGGCGGCGGCTTTGAATTGTCCATAA
- the bamE gene encoding outer membrane protein assembly factor BamE, giving the protein MISDFLPNGHCASCLRFSAVTALLLYGMACAPVDGLRGYVPEGQGSDEQLAEEGLLPLYDMIKAANLTTREQVMETFGTPSTKSILGNTWYYASTHVQEFMFYRPEIIDQEVVAVSFNQNGGVTSIKQYTLADGYSVTPVERITKTGGQELTIVEQFLGNLGRFDTPPQVLP; this is encoded by the coding sequence ATGATTTCTGATTTTTTACCAAACGGCCACTGTGCGTCTTGCCTGCGCTTTTCGGCGGTGACGGCACTGCTCCTTTATGGCATGGCCTGCGCACCGGTAGACGGCCTGCGGGGATATGTGCCTGAAGGTCAGGGTTCGGATGAACAGCTTGCGGAGGAAGGGTTACTCCCGCTGTATGACATGATCAAAGCCGCCAACCTGACGACCCGTGAGCAGGTCATGGAGACCTTTGGCACCCCGTCAACAAAATCCATTCTGGGTAACACATGGTATTATGCTTCTACCCATGTTCAGGAATTTATGTTTTACCGGCCTGAGATTATTGATCAGGAAGTCGTCGCCGTATCTTTTAACCAGAACGGCGGCGTCACCAGTATTAAGCAATATACCCTTGCGGATGGCTATTCGGTAACGCCGGTTGAGCGCATCACAAAGACGGGCGGTCAGGAGCTGACAATCGTAGAGCAGTTTTTAGGCAACCTCGGACGCTTTGACACGCCCCCCCAGGTGTTGCCCTAA
- a CDS encoding type II toxin-antitoxin system RelB/DinJ family antitoxin, with translation MPVADTYVRARIDTETKKRASDALNAMGLSVSDAIRLLMFKVADEHRLPFEIKAPSKSSRKALTEIASGKTDSFHSVDELMTDLHADD, from the coding sequence ATGCCCGTTGCAGATACATATGTCCGCGCCCGTATTGATACGGAGACCAAAAAAAGAGCCAGCGATGCATTAAACGCGATGGGCTTATCGGTGTCGGATGCTATCCGGTTGCTCATGTTCAAAGTGGCTGACGAACACCGGCTTCCCTTTGAAATCAAGGCACCTAGCAAAAGTAGCCGTAAAGCGTTGACTGAAATTGCGTCCGGTAAAACGGATAGTTTCCATTCCGTTGATGAACTGATGACAGATTTGCATGCGGACGATTGA
- a CDS encoding sodium-translocating pyrophosphatase, with the protein MAEGSMVLMAIMACGGLAILYGVWAIRSVLSADAGNERMQEIAGAIQEGAGAYLNRQYTAIAIVGVVIFALIWWLLGFLVAMGFLVGAVLSGMAGYIGMIVSVRANVRTTQGASRSLQDGLLIAFRSGTVTGMLVAGLALLAVTVYFYVLTDVLAIPVGSRTVVDALVALGFGASLISIFARLGGGIFTKGADVGGDLVGKVEVGIPEDDPRNPAAIADSVGDNVGDCAGMAADLFETYAVTVVATMVLASIFFTGMTEMMIYPLAIGGACIITSIIGMFFVKLGKSQNIMGALYKGFIACALLSVPALWLVTDSLVGMDTPLTAAGSFFSGTDLFLCGLAGLIVTGLIIWITDYYTGVGHRPVKSVAEASVTGHGTNVIQGLAVSMEATALPALVIVVGILVTYGLAGLFGIAVAVTTMLALAGMVVALDAFGPVTDNAGGIAEMADLPEDVRSTTDALDAVGNTTKAVTKGYAIGSAGLGALVLFAAYTQDLMYFAENSGDYPYFEGVTANFSLSSPYVVVGLFVGGLLPYLFGGMGMMAVGRAASSIVQEVRRQFKENPGIMEGTTRPDYARAVDMLTRSAIREMVIPSMLPVLSPIVLFFIIEAIAGKAEAFSAVGAMLLGVIITGLFVAISMTAGGGAWDNAKKYIEDGNLGGKGSDAHKAAVTGDTVGDPYKDTAGPAVNPMIKITNIVALLLLAVLSHAA; encoded by the coding sequence ATGGCGGAGGGAAGCATGGTTCTGATGGCAATTATGGCCTGTGGCGGTTTGGCTATTCTTTATGGGGTCTGGGCTATTCGCTCGGTGCTATCGGCGGATGCCGGCAATGAGCGTATGCAGGAAATAGCCGGCGCTATCCAGGAAGGTGCCGGAGCCTATCTCAACCGCCAATATACGGCTATCGCCATAGTCGGCGTCGTCATTTTTGCGCTCATCTGGTGGTTGCTCGGGTTTCTGGTCGCCATGGGCTTTCTGGTGGGGGCGGTGTTGTCGGGCATGGCAGGTTATATCGGCATGATTGTTTCGGTGCGCGCCAATGTGCGCACAACACAGGGGGCCAGCCGCTCTCTACAAGACGGGCTTTTGATTGCCTTCCGTTCGGGCACCGTGACGGGCATGCTGGTGGCCGGTCTGGCTCTTCTGGCGGTGACGGTTTATTTTTACGTACTTACCGATGTGCTGGCCATTCCCGTAGGCTCGCGGACAGTGGTGGATGCTCTTGTGGCGCTGGGCTTCGGAGCCTCCCTGATTTCGATTTTCGCGCGTCTGGGGGGTGGCATTTTCACCAAAGGCGCCGATGTGGGCGGTGATCTGGTCGGTAAGGTAGAGGTGGGTATTCCTGAAGATGACCCGCGCAATCCTGCCGCCATCGCCGATAGTGTCGGTGATAATGTGGGCGACTGTGCGGGCATGGCCGCCGACCTCTTTGAAACATACGCGGTTACGGTTGTGGCGACCATGGTGCTGGCCTCGATCTTCTTTACCGGCATGACAGAGATGATGATCTATCCTCTGGCAATCGGCGGGGCGTGTATTATCACCTCAATTATCGGCATGTTTTTTGTGAAGCTTGGCAAAAGCCAGAATATCATGGGGGCTCTCTATAAAGGTTTTATTGCGTGTGCCCTGTTATCGGTGCCCGCCTTGTGGCTTGTGACGGATTCTCTGGTCGGGATGGACACCCCTCTGACGGCGGCGGGCAGTTTTTTCTCCGGCACGGATCTGTTTCTGTGCGGCCTTGCCGGCCTTATCGTGACGGGGCTGATTATCTGGATTACCGACTATTATACCGGCGTGGGGCACAGGCCCGTTAAAAGCGTCGCGGAAGCCTCCGTCACCGGACATGGCACAAATGTCATTCAGGGGCTGGCGGTATCAATGGAGGCCACGGCTCTGCCGGCGCTGGTTATCGTGGTGGGTATTCTGGTGACCTATGGCCTTGCCGGTCTGTTCGGGATTGCGGTTGCGGTAACAACCATGCTGGCGCTGGCGGGCATGGTGGTGGCTCTTGATGCCTTCGGACCGGTCACCGACAATGCCGGAGGGATTGCGGAGATGGCCGATCTGCCCGAGGATGTGCGCTCGACAACCGATGCGCTGGATGCGGTAGGCAATACCACAAAAGCCGTTACCAAAGGATATGCCATCGGCTCGGCCGGTCTTGGCGCTCTGGTCCTGTTTGCCGCCTACACGCAGGATCTGATGTATTTTGCCGAAAATTCCGGCGATTACCCCTATTTTGAAGGGGTCACGGCAAACTTCTCCCTCTCCAGCCCCTATGTGGTGGTCGGACTTTTTGTCGGGGGGCTGTTGCCCTATCTGTTCGGCGGCATGGGCATGATGGCCGTCGGACGTGCGGCCTCGTCCATCGTTCAGGAAGTGCGCCGCCAGTTCAAGGAGAACCCGGGCATCATGGAGGGGACAACGCGGCCCGACTATGCGCGTGCGGTGGATATGCTCACCCGCTCGGCCATCCGGGAGATGGTGATTCCCTCAATGTTGCCGGTGCTCTCACCCATCGTGCTGTTTTTCATCATTGAGGCCATTGCCGGTAAAGCGGAGGCGTTCTCGGCCGTTGGTGCCATGTTGCTGGGCGTGATTATCACGGGGCTTTTCGTGGCAATTTCCATGACTGCCGGAGGTGGCGCATGGGATAATGCCAAGAAATATATCGAGGACGGTAATCTGGGCGGCAAAGGGTCAGATGCCCATAAGGCGGCGGTAACGGGAGATACGGTCGGAGACCCTTATAAGGATACCGCCGGTCCGGCCGTCAACCCGATGATTAAAATTACCAACATTGTAGCCCTGTTGTTGTTGGCGGTCTTGTCGCACGCCGCCTAG
- a CDS encoding type II toxin-antitoxin system YafQ family toxin encodes MRTIERPGSFKRDYKREAKGRYRSTLDTELLAVLNALVVDQSLEPRYRDHSLTGDWHGYRECHIKPDLLLIYRKTDDNVLILARLGSHSELFG; translated from the coding sequence ATGCGGACGATTGAGCGTCCCGGTTCGTTCAAACGCGATTACAAACGTGAAGCAAAAGGGCGTTATCGTTCTACCCTTGATACCGAGTTGTTGGCTGTCCTGAATGCACTTGTTGTTGATCAATCGCTTGAGCCACGTTACCGGGACCACTCGTTGACCGGTGACTGGCATGGATATCGCGAATGTCATATCAAACCGGACCTTCTTCTGATCTATCGCAAAACCGACGATAATGTGCTTATCCTTGCCCGCCTCGGGTCGCATAGTGAGTTGTTCGGCTAA
- the thiL gene encoding thiamine-phosphate kinase has product MQNPDLNDLDEFSLIKSLFEPLTRGGAGAFGLQDDGAVFNVPAGLEVGMSKDILTAGVHFHDRDAPDIIARKALRVNLSDLAAMGAHPYGYLLGLAWPRDRPRGEIENLAKGLAHDGAHYDISLLGGDTIATKGPLTLSVTVCGFVPQGTCLRRAGAAAGDGIYVSGTVGDAAAGLGVLQGRVSCSSPRHEAYLTERYHLPEPRQALGVALRGVATAAVDVSDGLVADLGHLCEASGVGATIELRHLPLSGALISAQPTATDDQQADAYSLVLGGGDDYELLFTAPAEAGEVVAEVATGTDTSVTRIGVIEAGSGVRVVDASGGPLSLPGTGYRHF; this is encoded by the coding sequence ATGCAAAACCCTGACTTAAATGATTTAGACGAATTTTCTCTCATCAAAAGCCTGTTTGAGCCGTTAACGCGGGGCGGGGCGGGTGCCTTCGGGCTTCAGGATGACGGGGCCGTCTTTAACGTACCGGCGGGTCTTGAGGTGGGCATGAGTAAAGACATCCTGACCGCCGGTGTGCATTTTCACGACCGGGACGCGCCGGATATCATCGCCCGCAAAGCGTTGCGGGTTAATCTTTCCGACCTCGCCGCCATGGGGGCGCATCCTTACGGCTATTTGCTGGGACTGGCCTGGCCCCGTGACCGGCCTCGCGGGGAGATTGAGAATCTTGCCAAAGGGCTGGCTCATGACGGCGCCCATTACGACATCTCTCTCCTGGGGGGCGATACCATCGCCACGAAAGGGCCCTTAACATTATCGGTGACCGTATGCGGCTTTGTGCCTCAGGGTACGTGTTTGCGCAGGGCAGGGGCTGCGGCCGGTGACGGGATTTATGTCTCGGGCACAGTGGGCGATGCCGCCGCCGGTCTTGGCGTCTTGCAGGGGCGGGTTTCCTGTTCGTCACCACGCCATGAGGCTTATCTGACAGAACGTTATCATCTGCCCGAACCGCGTCAGGCGCTGGGTGTTGCCTTGCGGGGCGTGGCAACGGCGGCGGTGGATGTTTCCGACGGGCTGGTGGCGGATCTGGGCCATCTGTGTGAGGCATCGGGTGTGGGGGCTACCATAGAGTTGCGCCACCTGCCGTTGTCCGGCGCCCTGATCTCTGCCCAACCAACAGCCACAGATGACCAGCAGGCGGACGCCTACTCTCTCGTGTTGGGGGGCGGGGATGATTATGAACTCCTGTTCACGGCTCCGGCGGAGGCCGGAGAGGTGGTAGCCGAAGTGGCCACCGGGACGGATACAAGTGTTACCCGCATCGGTGTTATAGAGGCCGGCAGCGGCGTGCGGGTGGTGGATGCTTCAGGGGGTCCCCTGTCCTTACCGGGAACGGGCTACCGTCATTTTTGA